Proteins from one Pseudomonas grandcourensis genomic window:
- a CDS encoding LysR family transcriptional regulator, translating into MPDLNLLITLNVLLEEGSVARAAKRLRLSPSAMSRALARLRETTGDPLLVRAGRGLVPTPRALELRERVGALVQDAEAVLRPAEALDLSQLVRTFTLRTSDGFVENFGPPLIARINEEAPGVRLNFVQKLNKDSTLLRDGSVDLETGVIGESTSPEVRTRMLFRDRFVGVVRKGHPLARGEMTAVRYADARHILVSRRGHEKGVMDDALNELGLKRDIATIVAGFSSAIALARASDLVASVPQRHVGNLCQGMHCFALPFPTPAITVSMLWHPRMDADPAHRWLRGCVWEVCSQ; encoded by the coding sequence ATGCCCGACCTGAACTTGCTGATCACCCTGAACGTGTTGCTCGAAGAAGGCAGCGTGGCCCGCGCGGCAAAGCGTTTGCGCCTGAGCCCGTCGGCCATGAGCCGGGCGCTGGCGCGGTTGCGCGAAACCACGGGCGATCCACTTTTGGTACGGGCCGGGCGTGGGCTGGTTCCCACGCCCCGGGCGCTGGAATTGCGTGAACGGGTCGGCGCGCTGGTGCAGGACGCCGAAGCCGTCCTGCGCCCCGCCGAGGCACTGGACCTCAGTCAACTGGTGCGCACCTTCACCCTGCGCACCAGCGATGGCTTCGTGGAGAATTTCGGCCCGCCACTGATCGCCCGCATCAACGAAGAGGCACCCGGCGTCCGCCTGAATTTCGTGCAGAAGCTGAACAAGGACAGCACCCTGCTGCGCGACGGTTCTGTGGATCTGGAAACCGGTGTGATCGGCGAATCCACCAGCCCGGAAGTGCGGACCCGGATGCTGTTTCGCGACCGGTTCGTGGGCGTCGTGCGCAAGGGCCATCCACTGGCTCGTGGCGAGATGACAGCTGTTCGTTATGCCGACGCCCGGCACATCCTGGTCTCGCGCCGGGGCCACGAAAAAGGCGTCATGGACGACGCCTTGAATGAGTTGGGGCTGAAGCGGGACATCGCCACCATCGTCGCCGGTTTCTCTTCGGCGATTGCATTGGCACGGGCTTCAGACCTGGTCGCCAGCGTACCGCAGCGGCACGTCGGCAACCTGTGCCAGGGGATGCACTGCTTTGCCCTGCCCTTCCCCACGCCGGCGATCACGGTTTCGATGCTGTGGCACCCGCGCATGGACGCCGACCCGGCCCATCGCTGGCTGCGCGGTTGTGTGTGGGAGGTTTGCAGTCAATAA
- a CDS encoding MFS transporter: protein MKSISIRGALASLSLSMLLSSLGTSIANVGLPTLAEAFSASFQAVQWVVLAYLLSITALIVSVGRLGDLMGRRRLLLIGIALFTVASLLCALAPNLWLLVAARALQGVGAATMMALTMALVSGAVPKEKMGSAMGVLGTMSAIGTSLGPTLGGVLIAQVGWQGIFLLNLPLGVLAIGLAWRFLPVDRHEMTSTRPDFDALGTLVLVLTLLAYALAMTLGRGSFGPLNTALLLVAIIGLMVFVFVEQTAASPLVKLAMLRNPLLSAGFAMSSLVTTVVMATLVVGPFYLSAALGLSAVSVGLVMSAGPLVAAFAGVPAGRLVDRWGAQRSSTVGLIAMLTGTCILPVVPMSVGVLGYLVPLVVLTAGYALFQAANNTAVMADIESQQRGVVSGLLGLSRNLGLITGASVMGAVFAFGTASDDILQAQPEAIAQGMRLTFAVAAGLILLALVLGTVSKIVSRRLIAPC, encoded by the coding sequence ATGAAGTCCATATCGATTCGGGGCGCCTTGGCCAGCCTGTCGTTATCCATGCTGCTGTCGTCCCTGGGCACCAGCATTGCCAACGTGGGTTTACCGACACTGGCCGAGGCGTTTTCAGCGTCGTTCCAGGCCGTGCAGTGGGTGGTGCTCGCCTATTTGCTGAGCATCACGGCGCTGATCGTCAGCGTCGGCCGGCTCGGCGACCTCATGGGGCGGCGGCGATTGCTGCTGATCGGCATTGCGCTGTTCACCGTTGCCTCGCTCCTGTGTGCCCTGGCGCCGAATCTGTGGCTGCTGGTTGCCGCCCGTGCCTTACAGGGCGTCGGCGCGGCGACCATGATGGCACTGACCATGGCGCTGGTGAGCGGGGCGGTGCCCAAGGAAAAAATGGGCAGCGCGATGGGCGTGCTCGGCACGATGTCGGCGATTGGCACTTCGCTGGGGCCGACGCTTGGCGGCGTGTTGATCGCCCAGGTGGGCTGGCAGGGGATTTTTCTGCTGAACCTACCCTTGGGTGTTTTGGCGATCGGACTGGCCTGGCGTTTTTTGCCGGTGGATCGCCACGAGATGACCTCCACTCGACCCGATTTCGACGCGCTTGGCACCCTGGTCTTGGTCCTGACCCTGTTGGCTTACGCACTGGCAATGACCCTTGGACGCGGCAGCTTCGGCCCGCTCAATACGGCGCTGCTGCTGGTCGCGATAATCGGCTTGATGGTGTTCGTATTCGTCGAGCAAACCGCCGCGTCGCCGCTGGTCAAACTGGCGATGTTGCGCAATCCGCTGCTCAGCGCGGGGTTCGCCATGAGTAGCCTGGTGACCACGGTGGTCATGGCCACCCTGGTGGTCGGGCCGTTCTATCTGTCGGCTGCGCTGGGTTTGAGCGCGGTGAGTGTCGGGCTGGTGATGTCGGCCGGACCGCTGGTCGCGGCATTTGCCGGCGTACCCGCCGGGCGGCTGGTCGACCGATGGGGTGCACAACGTTCGAGCACGGTCGGGCTGATTGCCATGTTGACCGGCACTTGCATCCTTCCCGTCGTGCCGATGAGCGTCGGCGTACTCGGCTACCTCGTTCCGCTGGTGGTCCTCACAGCCGGATATGCGCTGTTCCAGGCGGCGAACAATACCGCCGTGATGGCAGATATTGAGTCGCAGCAGCGTGGTGTGGTTTCCGGATTGCTCGGCCTGTCTCGCAACCTGGGGCTGATCACCGGCGCCTCGGTCATGGGCGCTGTGTTCGCCTTCGGCACGGCCAGTGACGATATTTTGCAGGCGCAACCTGAGGCCATCGCGCAGGGGATGCGATTGACGTTTGCGGTTGCTGCGGGGCTGATTCTCCTGGCTCTGGTGCTGGGAACCGTCAGCAAAATCGTTTCACGTCGCTTGATTGCGCCGTGCTGA
- a CDS encoding aminotransferase class I/II-fold pyridoxal phosphate-dependent enzyme, protein MRFSPFVERISGQGVAAWDIHYAASAAQRKGEDVIILSVGDPDFPTPDFITDAAIHALREGDTHYTEIAGRQALREAIAGRYSQLIDRELQASNVILTAGAQNALFATSMCLLGAGDEVISFDPMYVTYEATLKASGATLVRVPCAADSGFRLDAAVLAKAITPRTRAIFFSNPNNPTGVVLGREELQAIADLAIAHDLWVVVDEVYESLAYEREHLSLAALPGMAERCVVIGSLSKSHAMTGWRIGWVVANEALVNHVETLVLSMLYGLPGFVMEAALKAVQSHDEVTHGMREIYRRRRDLVVSGLADCPGISVLNPDAGMFVLVDVRGTGLTSLEFAWRLLREAGVSVLDAAAFGEPAQGFVRLSFTLSDERLAQACQRIRGFVQVLNGEAPRPVIGTVTSTAAVEPVAAKTMIEVDGLHKRFGNIEVLKGVSLTAREGEVISLIGASGSGKSTLLRCINMLEVPDQGRILVDGESIHLNQNRPGAPLVSDAKQLVRIRSSLGMVFQNFNLWPHRTVLENLIEAPTQVLRESRAEATERAEALLERVGLAAKRNEYPAFLSGGQQQRVAIARALAMRPKVMLFDEPTSALDPELVGEVLRVIRSLAEEGRTMILVTHEMAFARDVSSKVAFLHQGLIEETGSPDEVFVHPRSERCRQFVNAHQTR, encoded by the coding sequence ATGCGGTTTTCACCCTTTGTAGAGCGGATCAGTGGCCAAGGCGTTGCCGCCTGGGATATTCACTACGCGGCCAGCGCGGCACAGCGCAAAGGCGAGGACGTGATCATCCTCAGCGTCGGCGACCCGGATTTCCCCACCCCCGATTTCATTACCGATGCCGCCATCCACGCCCTGCGCGAAGGGGACACCCACTACACCGAGATCGCCGGCCGCCAGGCTTTGCGCGAGGCCATTGCCGGTCGTTACAGTCAACTGATCGACCGTGAACTGCAGGCGTCCAACGTCATTCTCACGGCCGGTGCGCAGAACGCCTTGTTCGCCACCTCGATGTGCCTGCTCGGTGCCGGCGACGAGGTGATTTCCTTCGATCCGATGTACGTCACCTACGAAGCGACGCTCAAGGCGTCCGGCGCCACGCTGGTGCGGGTGCCCTGCGCGGCGGACTCGGGTTTCCGCCTCGATGCCGCCGTGTTGGCCAAGGCCATCACCCCGCGCACCCGGGCGATTTTCTTCTCCAACCCGAACAACCCCACCGGCGTGGTGCTGGGTCGCGAAGAGCTGCAAGCCATCGCCGACCTCGCCATCGCCCATGACCTGTGGGTGGTGGTGGACGAGGTCTACGAGAGCCTCGCCTACGAGCGTGAACACCTGAGCCTGGCGGCGTTGCCGGGCATGGCCGAGCGCTGCGTGGTGATCGGCAGCCTGTCCAAATCCCATGCCATGACCGGTTGGCGCATCGGCTGGGTCGTGGCCAATGAAGCCCTGGTCAATCATGTCGAAACCCTGGTGCTGAGCATGCTGTACGGCTTGCCCGGGTTTGTCATGGAAGCGGCGCTCAAGGCCGTGCAGTCCCATGACGAAGTCACCCACGGCATGCGCGAGATCTATCGTCGGCGCCGCGATCTGGTGGTGTCCGGCCTGGCGGATTGCCCGGGCATCAGCGTGCTCAACCCCGATGCCGGCATGTTCGTGCTGGTGGACGTGCGCGGCACCGGCCTGACCTCGCTGGAGTTCGCCTGGCGCCTGCTGCGCGAAGCCGGTGTCTCGGTGCTGGATGCGGCGGCATTCGGTGAACCGGCCCAGGGGTTTGTACGACTGTCGTTCACCCTGAGCGACGAGCGTCTGGCCCAGGCCTGCCAGCGCATTCGCGGTTTTGTCCAGGTACTCAATGGTGAAGCGCCGAGGCCGGTGATCGGCACGGTGACCAGCACCGCGGCCGTCGAACCGGTTGCGGCCAAGACCATGATCGAGGTCGATGGCCTGCACAAACGCTTCGGCAATATCGAAGTGCTCAAGGGCGTATCCCTGACCGCCCGCGAGGGCGAAGTGATCTCCCTGATCGGTGCCAGCGGCTCGGGCAAAAGTACCTTGCTGCGCTGCATCAACATGCTCGAAGTGCCGGACCAGGGACGCATCCTGGTCGATGGCGAAAGCATTCACCTCAACCAGAATCGTCCCGGCGCACCGCTGGTGTCGGACGCCAAACAGCTTGTGCGCATCCGTTCCAGCCTGGGCATGGTGTTCCAGAACTTCAACCTCTGGCCCCATCGCACGGTGCTGGAAAACCTCATCGAAGCGCCGACCCAGGTCCTGCGTGAAAGCCGTGCGGAGGCCACTGAACGGGCCGAAGCCCTGCTCGAACGTGTAGGCCTTGCGGCCAAGCGCAACGAGTACCCGGCGTTTCTCTCCGGGGGACAGCAACAACGGGTGGCCATCGCCCGGGCCCTGGCCATGCGGCCCAAGGTCATGCTGTTCGATGAACCCACCTCGGCACTCGACCCGGAACTGGTCGGGGAAGTGCTGCGGGTGATCCGCTCCCTCGCCGAAGAAGGCCGGACCATGATCCTGGTGACTCATGAAATGGCCTTCGCACGCGATGTCTCTTCCAAAGTCGCCTTCCTGCATCAAGGGCTGATCGAGGAAACCGGTTCGCCGGACGAAGTGTTCGTACACCCACGCAGCGAGCGTTGCCGACAATTCGTCAACGCTCATCAGACTCGCTAA
- a CDS encoding transporter substrate-binding domain-containing protein, with protein sequence MGNRRFANWLTGAACVMLAGMSAAQAQPIRFAVAAEPYPPYTEKQANGEWKGFEVDLIHKLCSEMKADCEIKEVAWDGIIPSLLAKKIDVIFSSMSVTEEREKQIAFSKAYYDSAIAVVGPKEASVKKYPDDLKGKIIGVQNSTVSASYLKTYYEKIADVKYYDTQDSANADLIAGRIDLMMADGTAMAAFIKTPDAKDLAYLGTVPYDPIFGKGVGAGMRKDDTELKAKLDKAIQELLASKDYDELSQSYFGTSVKPAF encoded by the coding sequence ATGGGAAATCGACGTTTTGCAAACTGGTTGACCGGTGCGGCCTGCGTAATGCTGGCCGGCATGAGTGCCGCCCAAGCGCAACCGATCCGCTTCGCGGTGGCAGCGGAACCCTATCCGCCGTACACCGAAAAGCAGGCCAATGGTGAGTGGAAGGGCTTCGAAGTCGACCTGATCCACAAACTGTGCAGCGAAATGAAAGCCGATTGCGAGATCAAGGAAGTGGCGTGGGACGGCATTATTCCGTCGCTGTTGGCGAAGAAGATCGACGTGATCTTTTCCTCGATGTCGGTGACCGAAGAGCGGGAAAAACAGATCGCCTTCAGCAAGGCTTACTACGACTCGGCGATTGCCGTCGTCGGCCCGAAAGAGGCGTCGGTGAAGAAGTACCCGGATGACCTCAAGGGCAAGATCATCGGCGTGCAGAACTCGACCGTGAGCGCCAGCTACCTGAAGACCTACTACGAAAAAATCGCCGACGTTAAGTACTACGACACCCAGGACTCGGCCAACGCTGACCTGATTGCCGGGCGCATCGACCTGATGATGGCCGACGGCACCGCCATGGCCGCGTTCATCAAGACCCCGGACGCCAAGGACCTGGCCTACCTCGGCACCGTGCCTTATGACCCGATCTTCGGCAAAGGCGTGGGGGCCGGTATGCGCAAGGACGACACCGAACTCAAGGCCAAACTGGACAAGGCCATCCAGGAATTGCTGGCGAGCAAAGACTACGACGAACTGTCCCAGAGCTACTTCGGCACCAGCGTGAAGCCTGCGTTCTGA
- a CDS encoding ABC transporter permease subunit, translating into MPAMFDLINFTEQGWGSALLKGLWMTLQISAGAFVLGLAIGLVVACLKLGAPKPIAALMRGYTTLFRAVPELLLILLLYYVGSMLLNSLMTELGYGVVNVSGPLAAIVVLGLVQGAYASEIFRAAIQAIPFGQIEAAKAFGLSGFGLFRRVTLPIMAPYAMAGMANLWINLIKDSALISVVGTNELLYTAKQGAGSTRHYLLFYLTAAALYYAVTLASNYLSGRLERRIRRWMPLVD; encoded by the coding sequence ATGCCGGCAATGTTCGATCTGATCAATTTCACCGAGCAGGGATGGGGCAGTGCGCTGTTGAAGGGGCTCTGGATGACCCTGCAGATTTCCGCCGGGGCCTTTGTGCTCGGGCTGGCCATCGGGTTGGTGGTGGCGTGCCTCAAGCTGGGCGCGCCGAAGCCGATTGCAGCGCTGATGCGCGGCTACACCACCTTGTTCCGGGCGGTGCCGGAATTGCTGCTGATTCTGTTGCTGTACTACGTCGGCTCCATGCTCCTCAATTCGCTGATGACCGAACTCGGCTACGGTGTAGTCAATGTCAGCGGACCGCTGGCGGCCATCGTGGTGCTGGGGCTGGTGCAGGGTGCCTACGCCTCGGAGATTTTCCGCGCGGCGATCCAGGCGATTCCCTTCGGCCAGATCGAAGCGGCCAAGGCGTTCGGCCTGAGCGGTTTCGGGCTGTTCCGCCGGGTCACGCTGCCGATCATGGCGCCTTACGCCATGGCCGGGATGGCCAACCTTTGGATCAACCTGATCAAGGACAGTGCGCTGATCAGCGTGGTCGGCACCAACGAGTTGCTGTACACCGCCAAGCAAGGCGCGGGATCGACGCGCCACTATCTGTTGTTCTACCTCACGGCTGCCGCGTTGTATTACGCAGTGACCTTGGCGTCGAACTATCTTTCGGGACGGTTGGAGCGACGCATTCGTCGCTGGATGCCTCTTGTTGACTGA
- a CDS encoding ABC transporter permease subunit (The N-terminal region of this protein, as described by TIGR01726, is a three transmembrane segment that identifies a subfamily of ABC transporter permease subunits, which specificities that include histidine, arginine, glutamine, glutamate, L-cystine (sic), the opines (in Agrobacterium) octopine and nopaline, etc.) has translation MIPAWIVEYAALLGRGLQTTLVILLVSSVFGYLLAVLVALARISKNKVIAKVSLFYTSVTRGTPLLIQIYIYYYGLGSLFAQFPLIRGSFLWPYLRDGYWYIVFALVVSMGAYVGEVIRGGLLAVPKGEMEAASAFGMTARQSLLRVRLPRALRLLLPTLAGETVMLLKSTALASTIAVIDLLGAANVVRAQTLQVYEPLLLVAGVYVCLTFLIEALFAFAERRGTPVRRSA, from the coding sequence ATGATTCCAGCGTGGATAGTTGAATACGCGGCACTGTTGGGCCGGGGGCTGCAAACCACCCTCGTTATTCTGTTGGTATCGAGTGTGTTCGGTTATCTGCTGGCGGTACTGGTGGCGCTGGCGCGGATCTCGAAAAACAAGGTGATTGCCAAGGTCAGCCTGTTCTACACCAGCGTCACGCGCGGTACGCCGTTGCTGATCCAGATCTACATCTACTACTACGGATTGGGCAGCCTGTTTGCCCAGTTCCCGCTGATTCGTGGCAGTTTCCTCTGGCCGTATCTGCGCGACGGCTACTGGTACATCGTGTTCGCCCTGGTGGTGTCGATGGGGGCCTATGTTGGCGAAGTGATTCGTGGTGGCCTGCTGGCGGTGCCCAAGGGTGAGATGGAAGCCGCGTCAGCGTTTGGCATGACCGCGCGCCAGTCGTTGTTGCGGGTGCGCTTGCCCCGAGCCTTGCGCCTGCTGTTGCCGACGCTTGCGGGGGAAACCGTGATGCTGCTCAAGTCCACGGCGCTGGCCTCGACCATTGCCGTGATCGATCTGCTCGGCGCCGCCAACGTGGTCCGCGCGCAGACCCTGCAGGTGTACGAACCCTTGTTGCTGGTGGCCGGGGTGTATGTCTGCCTGACGTTCCTGATCGAGGCGTTGTTTGCCTTTGCCGAACGGCGCGGGACGCCCGTGCGCAGGTCGGCCTGA
- a CDS encoding DMT family transporter, which translates to MSSPRVDRSLQGIGLCTLGYAFLSLQDAVIKWLVADYSVVTILFWRAAVVVVAVLLAGRLRLIQRAWRSPSRRLLVVRGLLSIVAWVLYYTAARDLTLAEMTTLYFSAPIMVTVLAAVILKERASGWQWFSLIIGFVGVVIACRPDNMTDPLPIVLTLLAAMCWAFTYIQLRQVDEQTSVLEQMLITNVVFVICMAVALPWTHTPSPTPAWLGMLGAGLVGGIGQFLLFASFRRATATLLAPFEYTGLIWAFALSSLVWGTLMDMSLMVGAGLIAVSGTLAMIFGRHPSQDVVGAECSVTQPLYPAAADMQSVGGAEGLGVQAPLEPETVEHRR; encoded by the coding sequence ATGAGTTCGCCACGGGTTGACCGCTCGCTGCAGGGCATTGGCCTGTGCACGTTGGGTTACGCATTCCTGTCGTTGCAGGATGCGGTCATCAAGTGGCTGGTGGCTGACTATTCGGTGGTCACCATTCTGTTCTGGCGCGCCGCTGTGGTGGTCGTGGCAGTGTTGCTGGCGGGGCGCCTGCGCCTGATCCAGCGGGCCTGGCGCTCGCCGAGCCGGCGCCTGCTGGTGGTGCGCGGTTTGCTGTCGATTGTCGCCTGGGTGCTGTACTACACGGCGGCCCGCGACCTGACCCTGGCCGAGATGACCACCCTGTATTTTTCTGCGCCGATCATGGTCACGGTGCTGGCGGCGGTGATTCTCAAGGAGCGCGCCAGCGGCTGGCAGTGGTTCAGCCTGATCATCGGTTTTGTCGGGGTGGTCATCGCCTGTCGCCCCGACAACATGACCGATCCGTTGCCGATCGTCCTGACCCTGTTGGCGGCGATGTGCTGGGCGTTCACCTACATCCAGCTGCGCCAGGTGGATGAGCAGACCTCCGTGCTGGAGCAGATGCTGATCACCAACGTGGTGTTCGTGATTTGCATGGCGGTCGCCCTGCCGTGGACCCACACGCCATCACCGACGCCCGCCTGGCTGGGCATGCTCGGCGCCGGCCTGGTGGGCGGCATCGGCCAGTTCCTGTTGTTCGCCAGTTTCCGCCGCGCCACCGCGACCTTGCTCGCGCCGTTCGAATACACCGGGCTGATCTGGGCGTTTGCGCTGTCGAGCCTGGTCTGGGGCACGCTGATGGACATGTCACTGATGGTCGGCGCCGGGCTGATCGCGGTCAGCGGCACCCTGGCGATGATCTTCGGCCGACACCCGTCACAAGACGTCGTCGGTGCTGAATGCTCCGTGACGCAGCCCCTTTATCCAGCAGCGGCAGATATGCAGTCCGTTGGCGGCGCTGAAGGTCTCGGGGTTCAGGCACCACTCGAGCCAGAGACCGTCGAGCATCGCCGATAA
- a CDS encoding succinylglutamate desuccinylase/aspartoacylase family protein has product MPQDISFSVRNNNGDAVQVGAWRYAGDDSGPNVHLQAGVHADEIAGMLVLHLLMQRLQTAETQGRLKGNITVVPQANPLGIGQFRQGRILGRYHDATGQNFNRAFDQSAAMERPSTCVQQWQKQLVQLAAPADVMLDLHTDDEALPYLYVHRSFWPRGRELAAAMKMDVAIIWDDGGDGSFEETIIAPWIRDGVTAGRMAATLELRGQGDVSDRFAEQDAEGLYNWLCGCGVIDESVAPADWPVEAVEMGHMETIIAPQPGVLIFEKELGDFVEEGQRFARILGRPGDPSSEVVLHAEQAGRLVTRYRDHLIPQGMGVAKFTGSRVSRNWSGGLLDPN; this is encoded by the coding sequence ATGCCGCAGGATATTTCGTTCAGTGTTCGCAACAACAACGGTGATGCCGTGCAGGTCGGTGCCTGGCGCTATGCAGGCGACGACAGCGGGCCAAACGTGCACCTGCAGGCCGGCGTCCATGCCGATGAAATCGCGGGGATGCTGGTCCTGCACCTGCTGATGCAACGACTGCAAACCGCCGAAACCCAGGGCCGTCTCAAAGGCAACATCACCGTGGTGCCGCAGGCCAATCCGCTGGGCATCGGGCAGTTTCGCCAGGGGCGGATTCTCGGCCGTTATCACGACGCCACCGGGCAAAACTTCAATCGCGCGTTCGACCAGTCAGCGGCCATGGAGCGACCTTCGACCTGCGTTCAACAATGGCAAAAGCAACTGGTGCAACTGGCCGCCCCGGCCGATGTGATGCTCGACCTGCACACCGATGACGAGGCCCTGCCGTACCTGTACGTGCACCGCAGTTTCTGGCCCCGTGGCCGCGAACTGGCGGCGGCGATGAAGATGGACGTGGCGATCATCTGGGATGACGGCGGCGATGGCTCCTTCGAGGAAACCATCATTGCCCCGTGGATACGCGACGGAGTCACTGCAGGGCGAATGGCCGCGACCCTGGAACTGCGCGGGCAGGGCGATGTCAGCGATCGTTTCGCCGAACAGGATGCAGAAGGGCTGTACAACTGGCTGTGCGGTTGCGGTGTCATCGATGAGTCAGTGGCGCCCGCGGACTGGCCCGTCGAAGCCGTAGAAATGGGCCACATGGAAACCATCATCGCCCCGCAACCCGGGGTGTTGATCTTCGAAAAAGAGCTGGGGGATTTCGTCGAGGAAGGCCAGCGCTTTGCACGGATACTCGGGCGCCCGGGTGATCCATCCTCCGAAGTGGTGTTGCACGCCGAACAAGCGGGGCGCCTGGTGACGCGCTATCGCGATCACCTGATCCCCCAGGGCATGGGGGTGGCGAAATTCACCGGTAGCCGGGTGTCGAGAAACTGGAGTGGTGGGTTGCTGGATCCGAACTAG
- a CDS encoding type 1 fimbrial protein, whose product MNGKRIAAGLSLLFAFSGACLAAPGTIRFQGSIVEPGCQSRVGTDGTFDLYQCSAQSRAMGVEANTLTPTASVSAVGQSRTHVKLLADSGQEGRYFDQQYVLVDDAGSPVRSGNYLITLSMP is encoded by the coding sequence ATGAACGGTAAACGTATAGCAGCGGGATTGAGTCTTTTGTTCGCATTCAGTGGTGCGTGCCTGGCGGCGCCGGGCACCATCAGGTTTCAAGGCAGCATTGTGGAGCCGGGCTGTCAGTCACGCGTGGGGACGGATGGCACATTCGATCTTTACCAATGCTCTGCCCAGAGTCGCGCGATGGGGGTTGAGGCAAACACCCTCACGCCAACTGCCAGTGTGAGCGCTGTCGGTCAATCCCGTACCCACGTCAAACTGCTCGCTGACAGTGGTCAAGAAGGTCGCTATTTCGATCAGCAGTATGTGTTGGTGGATGATGCAGGCTCGCCGGTCCGTTCCGGAAACTACTTGATTACCCTGAGCATGCCTTGA
- a CDS encoding response regulator: MIIVCIVDDDASVRKSLANLLRSVGYRSRVFTSGEEFLALENFDDIACLLLDLKMNGLSGIEVMHALTLKHRKFPVICMSAHWDDATLAETSRYEPIECLRKPFSGEALLSAVESALQCER; the protein is encoded by the coding sequence ATGATCATCGTCTGTATCGTGGACGACGATGCGTCCGTTCGCAAAAGCCTGGCCAATCTGCTGCGGTCGGTGGGATACCGCTCTCGGGTATTCACTTCGGGAGAGGAGTTCCTAGCCCTCGAAAACTTCGACGACATCGCGTGTCTGCTGTTGGATTTAAAGATGAACGGACTGTCAGGGATAGAGGTCATGCACGCACTGACGCTCAAACACAGAAAATTTCCAGTGATTTGCATGTCGGCACACTGGGATGACGCAACACTGGCCGAAACCAGCCGTTATGAGCCCATCGAATGTTTACGTAAACCCTTCAGCGGGGAAGCTTTGCTGAGCGCTGTCGAGTCTGCGCTTCAATGTGAGCGTTGA
- a CDS encoding response regulator, which produces MIRLGQATISLERREAFLDGRPLRMGGRAFEILSVLLQADGRIVSKNELITQVWPDTVVEENNLQVQISSLRKLLGEKEFIQTVPRRGYRLLKERESPQPLFHPVSPGTFASEDQETIDPDSVPVYIVDDEASVRTALSRLLRAEGIAHRVFTSAEEVLSADLDIGPACLLLDISLPEATGLELQSALGQRGHPWPVIFMTGFGTIPMSVQAMKAGAVEFMTKPFNDEQLLDTLRITRQRAAMAFEQWRRIQAARKKAALLTPRECEVLPLVVEGLSNKHIANRLGTSEITAKVHRKHIMEKMQTRSLVSLVNLYGLISSEPTFGAQSPT; this is translated from the coding sequence ATGATCCGACTCGGCCAAGCCACTATTTCCCTGGAACGGCGTGAAGCCTTTCTTGATGGACGGCCGCTGCGTATGGGGGGCCGGGCATTCGAAATCCTGTCGGTGCTGTTGCAAGCAGATGGCCGAATCGTCAGCAAGAATGAATTGATCACGCAGGTCTGGCCTGACACCGTCGTCGAGGAAAACAATCTCCAGGTGCAGATTTCCTCGCTGCGCAAGTTGCTTGGAGAAAAAGAGTTCATCCAGACGGTCCCGCGCCGAGGTTACCGATTATTGAAAGAACGTGAATCGCCCCAGCCCCTGTTCCATCCGGTATCACCGGGCACCTTTGCATCCGAGGATCAGGAGACGATCGATCCTGACAGCGTGCCGGTGTACATCGTGGATGACGAAGCATCCGTACGCACAGCACTCAGTCGTTTGCTGCGGGCCGAAGGCATCGCGCACCGGGTATTCACCTCGGCCGAAGAAGTGCTCAGCGCTGACCTCGACATTGGCCCGGCTTGCCTATTGCTGGACATCAGCCTTCCCGAGGCGACAGGTCTGGAACTGCAATCGGCACTCGGACAACGCGGACATCCGTGGCCGGTGATTTTCATGACAGGGTTCGGCACCATCCCGATGTCGGTGCAGGCCATGAAAGCGGGAGCGGTCGAGTTCATGACCAAACCTTTCAACGACGAGCAGTTGCTCGATACCCTGCGCATCACCCGTCAACGTGCAGCGATGGCATTCGAGCAATGGCGGCGCATTCAAGCCGCCCGTAAAAAAGCCGCTCTGTTGACCCCTCGTGAGTGCGAAGTGCTGCCACTGGTCGTGGAGGGGCTGTCCAACAAACACATCGCCAACCGGCTGGGTACCAGCGAAATCACCGCCAAGGTCCACCGCAAACACATCATGGAGAAGATGCAAACGCGCTCGCTGGTGAGCCTGGTCAACCTGTATGGGCTGATTAGCTCAGAGCCGACGTTTGGCGCGCAGAGTCCTACATGA